The genome window CGGGCATCGCGCGCTTCGAGCGTGAGCTTCGCGAGGCGCCGCTCCGCTTCCGACTTCTTTACCTGGAGCGATTCGGCTTCACGGCGGGCGCGTGCTTCCGCGTCGGAAGCCTTCTGACGCTCGTCGTCGGCCTCCGCCACCTCGAGTTCAAACTCATCGATCCGAGCCTTCAATTCCCGGATCTCTCGACCGCGCGACAAGAGCGCCAGCCGCGGATCCTCCGCCGCCCAGAAGGTCACCGTGGCATTCGTCACGATGTCGCCTGCGGGCGTCACGAAAAAGTGCCCTGCCGGAATCTTCTCGCGCTCGCGAAGCGCTGAGGCCAGATCGGGCGCAAGCGCGGCACCCGAACACCAGGCATCGATTGCGGCGCGCGCTGCCGGATTTGACGCTTCAATTTTCGACTTGAGAAGCTCTACGGGCCTCCCGCCCAGCTCCCAGCCGCCGGTCTTCTCTGCACCTCCCGAAGACGAGGGAGCGGCAAAGGAAAGACGCGCAGGAGGACGGCGATGCGCGAAGTCGGCGGCCGATCGCAGATCCCTCAGCAGAAACGCCCGGGTTCTGTGTTCGAGCACGGCTTCGAGCGCCGTAATGAGGTTGTCGGGCACTTCAATCGCGTCCGCGAGCTCCGGAAGTCCGTCGATGCCGGCATTTTTGAGCCATTCCGTCAGCGCATCCGCATTCAAAGCCTCATTCTGAATTTCTTCGAGCGTCTGAAGCTTCGCGGTCCGGGACTTCAATTCCGACAAGCGTGAAAAATAGAATTCGCTTCGCTCTGCGGCGCGTTCCCGGGAAAGTTCCGCGCGTTCGAGCGCTTCCTCGAGCATGGCGGCGAGCTCTTCGGATTCCTCCTGAAGCCCGCTCAATTCGTCGGTAAGCGCCTCAAGGCGTTCGGGATTCGGACGGGAGACATTCTTTTCCTCTTCGCCCAAGCGCTTCAGACGGGCTTCCAGTTCCCGCACGCGTTCCTTTTCCCGCGAGAGTTCCAGCTCCTTCAGCCGTTCCTCCGTACGGGCGTCGGCAAGCACCCGGCCGGCGGCTTCCGAAGCCTCCCTCGCCGCGCGTTCGGCCTCTTCCGCTCGATCGAGCTCCTCCTGCCTCGCTTCGTTCATGGCTTCGAACTCAGCGAGGTCCTCCCCGAGCATTTCAATCCTGCCCGCACGCTCCTCGTTTTCGCGCTGAAGGTTTTCAAGCGCCTCTTCTTTGAGTGCGATCTGCTTCTCTGCTTCCTCGCGATCGTGCTCGGCCTTTCGGCGGCGCTCAACGAGGCGGCTCATCTCGCCCTCCAGCCGCGCAAGCTCCTTTTCAGCATTCTGGAAATCGTTTGATATCCGCTGATATTCGGCATCCGCCCGACGTTCGTCAGCCGTCAGCGTTTCCTGAGCGCCTTCGCACTCTTCGATCGCCCGACGCTTCATTGCAATGTCGTTTTCCGTGCGGACGATATCCGCTTTCGCAGCATCGGCCTCATTGCGCGCCGCTTCGCACTGGAGGAAATACCAGAGGGCTTCGGATTCCGTCTTCTTTTTGTCGAGCTCAATCCAGCGGGCGGCGGTTGCCGCTTCGCCTCTCAGGCGCTCGATTTCCTCGGAGCGCATGGTCTGAAGATCTCCAGCACGCTCGAGGTTTTCCCGCGTTTCCTTCAAGTGCGACTCAGTTTCGCGCCGGCGCTCCTTATAGAGCGAGACGCCTGCGGCTTCCTCAAGGTAGACCCTCAGCTCCTCAGGCTTTGCAGACGTAAAGCGTGCGATCATGGCCTGAGAGACGATTGCGTAGCTTCTCGAACCGAGACCGGTGCCGAGGAAGATTTCCTGCACGTCGCGCTTTCTCACCTGCTGATGATTGATGTAGTAGGCGGAAACGCCTTCGCCCGTCACCACGCGGCGGATGGAGAGCTCTTCATACTGCCCCCAGGGGCCCTTCACGGCATGGTCGGAATTGTCGAGCACGAGCTCGACGCTCGCGCGCCCGAGGGGTTTTCGCGCGGCAGAACCCGCGAAGATGAGTTCGGCCGCCGCTTTGCCGCGCAGCTCGCTCCCGCGCCCTTCGCCGAGCACCCAGCGCACGGCGTCGATGATGTTGGACTTCCCGCAGCCATTGGGCCCCACGATCACGATGTAGGGGGCGCGGATGTCGATCACGGTCGGATCCGCAAAGCTTTTGAAGCCGGCTATTTTGATCTGGCGCAGGCGCAACTTGAAGGGACTCCTCTTGCTGGGTCAAAGGCAGAAAAATGAAGGGCAATGCGGCCTTGAGAAGATGCGGCCGGCGGATCCGGTATTTTCGCGCACTTCATGCACTTTTAGGAGTCCCGTCCCGGACGCTCTCTATAATGCGGCCGAACGCAATCATCCGCCGGAAAGGCTATTTGCCGGATTCCGGAATTTTCTGAAGATTTCCCGAGGACGCTACATGTACGAAGTTGCTCCGCTTCTTGACGATCCGATCCATAACCTCAAGACCATCCGCGACCTTTACCGCTGGGCGGTGACGGAGATGGAAAATGCGAACCTCAGCTACGGCCACGGTTCGCCCACATCCACGGAAGATGCGTCCTTTCTCATCTGCCGGGCGCTCAAGCTCCCCTTCGAGCGCTTCGACATGTTCCTTGACGCCGCGCTCACGCACAACGAGCTCGTGCGTCTCGTTCATCTGATCGACCGCCGCGTTCACGACAAAACCCCGACCGCCTATCTCCTCAAGGAAGCCTGGCTCACCGGCCACCGCTTCTATATCGACGAACGCGCGCTGATTCCGCGCTCCTACATCGCCGAGCTTCTCGAGGAAGACCTTGCGCCGTGGGTGGCCGATCCGGAAGCCGTTGGTTCGGTGCTCGACCTCTGCACGGGGTCCGGCTGCCTCGCGATTCTCGCGAAGGGGTGCTTCCCGCACGCTGCCGTCACGGGGTCAGACATTTCTGCCGATGCGCTCGAAGTCGCGAAAATCAACCGCCGCGACTATGACCTCGACGACGAACTTGAACTCGTTCAGGGCGACCTCTATGAAAATCTCCAGGGCCGCAAATTCGACGTCATCATCTCCAACCCGCCCTACGTCACGACCCGCTCAATGGATGCGCTTCCCGAGGAATATCGCCACGAACCGTCGCTCGCGCTTGCCGCGGGCGAGGACGGCATGGACGTGGTTGAGCGCATCGTGAGCGAGGCGGCCGATCACCTCACCGAAGACGGCATTCTCATCGTGGAAGTGGGCGATGGTCTTGAAGCTGTTGAGTCGCTCTTTCCCGATCTTCCGATCACCTGGCTTTCGGTTTCGGGCGGCGACGACCAGGTCTTCCTCGCGCATGCGAAGGACCTTCGCGAATACTTCCGCAATTAAGGACTCTTCCGGCCCGAGTTCTTTTCTACTTTTGATCCACTGTCCTTTCGTCCTCTTCAAAGATGCTTCGACTACTCAATCTCGCGCTCATGCGCGGGACGCGCGTTCTCTATTCCAAAGCCAACCTCATTGCGAGTCCGGGCGAGCGGATCGGCCTCGTCGGCCCGAACGGCTGCGGGAAGTCGACCCTCTTTGCGGCCATTCTCGGGGAGCTTTCCCCCGAGGAAGGCGACATTGAAACGCCGCCGAAGGAGCGCATTGCGCACGTTGCGCAAAGCTTCAGGGTTGAGGACGTCTCCTGCATCGACTATGTGCTTTCGGGTCACGCGCCCCTGATGAAGGCGCGCGAAAACCTCGCGCTCGCGGAAAAGTCCGGGGACGAAATGGCGCTCGCGGCCGCTCACAGCGAACTCGCGGAGGTGAACGAAGGGGCGGTGGTCGCGCAGGCCAAAACCATTCTTTCGGGCCTCGGATTCCAGGAATCAGACTGCGAGCGCATGGTCCGCGACTTTTCGGGCGGCTGGAGAAACCGCATCGCTCTCGCGCGCGCCCTCATGCGGCCTGCGGACCTGCTCCTTCTCGACGAACCGACCAACCACCTCGACATCGACTCCCTCATCTGGCTCGAAAACTGGCTCAGGCGCGTCGAATCGACCGTCGTCATCATTTCGCACGACCGGGAATTCCTCGACCGCTCCGTGGAAACGATCTGGTCCGTCGAAGACGGCACCATCTGCCGCTATGCAGGAAACTACAGTCAGTTTGAGCGCGAGCGAATCGAGAAGCTTCGTCAGCAGGATGCCGCCCGCCGGGCGTATGAAACGACGGCAGCGCACCTCACGGCCTACATTGAACGCTTCCGCTACAAGGCGAGCAAGGCCCGTCAGGCGCAGTCGCGCATCAAGATGCTCGAGCGCCTCGAATCGGTTGAACCCGTGCGTTCGAAGCGCGAATGGCGCTTCAATTTCTTGAAGCCCGAACGGCTCCCCGATCATCTCGTCGATGCGGAAGGCCTCGCCTGCGGCTACGACGGGAATCCGATCCTGAGGGGCGTCGCCTTCAGCGTGCGTTCGGGCGAACGCATCGGCATTCTCGGCGTCAACGGCGCGGGCAAATCCACCCTCGTCAAAACGATCGTCGGCGACCTTCCCCCGATCGCGGGCGAAATCCGCCGCGGCCAGGGCCTTGAGATCGGCTACTTCGCTCAGCACCAGCTCGACCAATTAAGGATGGACGAGACCCCGCTTGAGCAGCTCCGCCACATTGCACCCGAAGCGCGCGAGCAGGAATTGAGAGACTTCCTCGGCACCTACCGATTCTCGGGCGACTTTGCAACGAGCCCTGTGGGACCGATGTCGGGCGGCGAAAAGGCGCGCCTTGCGCTTGCGCTCATCGCATGGAAGAAGCCCAACCTCCTCATCCTCGACGAACCGACCAACCACCTCGACATGGAAACCCGCGAGGCGCTCACGATTGCGCTCTCGACCTACGAGGGTTCGGTGCTTCTCGTTTCGCACGACCGTCATCTCCTTCGCGCCGTAACGGACGAGCTCTGGCTCATCCATGACGGGAAGCGCGAAACCTATGAAGGAGACCTCGACGACTACGCGAAGCTCGTACTCGAGCATCGCCGCATGACGCAGGCTGAGGCGAAGGCCGAACGCGCTGCCGCCCGTCCGGAAGCTCCGTCCATCAATAAGAGCGAGGCAAGACGTCTTGCGGCTCAGGAGCGCGCACGCATTGCCGAACTTCGCAAACCCTTGAAGCGCGAGCTCGAAAAGGTGGAAAAGGAAATGACGAAGCTCGGCGACCGCCTCAAGGCGCTCGACGCTCAGCTCGCCGACACCGAGTTCTACAACAGCGCCGACCAGGACAAGGTCGCCGAAACGCTTCGCGAACACGGCGAGCTTGCACCCAGGGTTGAGGCGCTCGAAATGCGCTGGCTCGAGCTTTCAGAGAAAATCGAATCGATCGGAAAGGATGCCGCCGAATCTGCCGCGCAGTAAAGCGGCTTCCGCATCCTGAAGAGAAGAAAAGAATGGCGGCCTTTCCATCCGGACAGACCGCCATTTTCCTGGGAGCTTCTCAAGCCTGAATCAGGCCTGGGCTTCCGGAACGGGCGCTGCGCCCGGAACGAGCTTCGTGTTCTTCCAGGTATCGAATACTTTCTGAACCTGCGAATCCATCGTCACCTGATAGGTGTGCGAGTCGCGGTCGATCTCTTCCTCATTCTTCGGATCATCATCGATGCCCGCCACCGTAATGGCGTCAGCCTGCAGGAAGACCGTCATGACGAGAAGGTTGATCACTTCAGCATCCTGATCCATTTCGGCTTCCGTCGGATCACTTCCGGCCTCGAAGGCCTTCGTTGAACGGGGACCGTAGCGGAGCGCATAGCCCATGACGACCTCTTCGCGCTTGCCCTGCGGGATTTCCTCAGCGGGCGTGCGCACATAGAGGACGCGCATATCGTGGAGGAAGTGCGGGTCCCTGATGAGCTTCTCGAGATAGGCCGTATCCTCGTCCGAAAGGGCATTAAAGCCGAGGAGCGCGGGATTGAGCGCATCGGCCGGTTCCGGACGCCAGTTGGGATAGTCCTTGTGGAACTCATCCGTCACCGCGTTTTCGGCAAAAATTTTGTCGAGGTCAACGAGGCGGGAGCCGGCGAGTGCCTGATTGGCGGTCGCATAGCTCGTAAAGGCCGTAATCACCTCATCCTTGCAGGTCGTCACGGAAATGACGGTGTCGCTTCCGCGCTGGGCGAGCTCGCCCGTCATGTCGAGAAGCGTCATCACGAA of Sutterella faecalis contains these proteins:
- the smc gene encoding chromosome segregation protein SMC, with the protein product MRLRQIKIAGFKSFADPTVIDIRAPYIVIVGPNGCGKSNIIDAVRWVLGEGRGSELRGKAAAELIFAGSAARKPLGRASVELVLDNSDHAVKGPWGQYEELSIRRVVTGEGVSAYYINHQQVRKRDVQEIFLGTGLGSRSYAIVSQAMIARFTSAKPEELRVYLEEAAGVSLYKERRRETESHLKETRENLERAGDLQTMRSEEIERLRGEAATAARWIELDKKKTESEALWYFLQCEAARNEADAAKADIVRTENDIAMKRRAIEECEGAQETLTADERRADAEYQRISNDFQNAEKELARLEGEMSRLVERRRKAEHDREEAEKQIALKEEALENLQRENEERAGRIEMLGEDLAEFEAMNEARQEELDRAEEAERAAREASEAAGRVLADARTEERLKELELSREKERVRELEARLKRLGEEEKNVSRPNPERLEALTDELSGLQEESEELAAMLEEALERAELSRERAAERSEFYFSRLSELKSRTAKLQTLEEIQNEALNADALTEWLKNAGIDGLPELADAIEVPDNLITALEAVLEHRTRAFLLRDLRSAADFAHRRPPARLSFAAPSSSGGAEKTGGWELGGRPVELLKSKIEASNPAARAAIDAWCSGAALAPDLASALREREKIPAGHFFVTPAGDIVTNATVTFWAAEDPRLALLSRGREIRELKARIDEFELEVAEADDERQKASDAEARARREAESLQVKKSEAERRLAKLTLEARDARAELEAAQRREADLKRSREELEAEYEEVSARSETALALAEEAAEKLDSAERAAGEAAARHGRTQDRLIEIRREETENIHRAAMKKLEISQAQEALKTAERRGSEILSDIEREKARLAEARKSLVEDDQNVLEKGAAELLEKSAEFEKAAGDAQGRLQEAKRRTEENLRLMKTLNAEILPLTEKVGVLRGTAEQKATLLGQLSSRLDELGVEAEKLRVIAIERGMKVTAVRNEVSRLMNEIAALGPVNHAALAHLEAAENAWKLAAAQMDDLAKAVETLENAIRRIDMETRARMRETFEKVNAGFDETFRLLFGGGDASLKIVGDEILTAGVEMSAHPPGKRNPTLSQLSTGEHTLTAIALIFAMFRLNPAPFCLLDEVDGPLDEANQGRLARLCIGLSEATQFLVITHHRVTMEHASVLIGVTMKEPGVSRIVSVDVNEAVEIAKADAAARKTSG
- the abc-f gene encoding ribosomal protection-like ABC-F family protein, giving the protein MLRLLNLALMRGTRVLYSKANLIASPGERIGLVGPNGCGKSTLFAAILGELSPEEGDIETPPKERIAHVAQSFRVEDVSCIDYVLSGHAPLMKARENLALAEKSGDEMALAAAHSELAEVNEGAVVAQAKTILSGLGFQESDCERMVRDFSGGWRNRIALARALMRPADLLLLDEPTNHLDIDSLIWLENWLRRVESTVVIISHDREFLDRSVETIWSVEDGTICRYAGNYSQFERERIEKLRQQDAARRAYETTAAHLTAYIERFRYKASKARQAQSRIKMLERLESVEPVRSKREWRFNFLKPERLPDHLVDAEGLACGYDGNPILRGVAFSVRSGERIGILGVNGAGKSTLVKTIVGDLPPIAGEIRRGQGLEIGYFAQHQLDQLRMDETPLEQLRHIAPEAREQELRDFLGTYRFSGDFATSPVGPMSGGEKARLALALIAWKKPNLLILDEPTNHLDMETREALTIALSTYEGSVLLVSHDRHLLRAVTDELWLIHDGKRETYEGDLDDYAKLVLEHRRMTQAEAKAERAAARPEAPSINKSEARRLAAQERARIAELRKPLKRELEKVEKEMTKLGDRLKALDAQLADTEFYNSADQDKVAETLREHGELAPRVEALEMRWLELSEKIESIGKDAAESAAQ
- the prmB gene encoding 50S ribosomal protein L3 N(5)-glutamine methyltransferase, with the translated sequence MYEVAPLLDDPIHNLKTIRDLYRWAVTEMENANLSYGHGSPTSTEDASFLICRALKLPFERFDMFLDAALTHNELVRLVHLIDRRVHDKTPTAYLLKEAWLTGHRFYIDERALIPRSYIAELLEEDLAPWVADPEAVGSVLDLCTGSGCLAILAKGCFPHAAVTGSDISADALEVAKINRRDYDLDDELELVQGDLYENLQGRKFDVIISNPPYVTTRSMDALPEEYRHEPSLALAAGEDGMDVVERIVSEAADHLTEDGILIVEVGDGLEAVESLFPDLPITWLSVSGGDDQVFLAHAKDLREYFRN